In a single window of the Helicobacter felis ATCC 49179 genome:
- a CDS encoding outer membrane beta-barrel protein, translating to MSFLCQKKSKNSPYCAKSSPFGMRFYALFNRQFGNHNTLQNYFAGGALDLLFNFLDNTTWTFGGFVGGAGGGSVWKLPNNSYANFQFMINVGLRFTYAYTRALNGSYKWNKRIKWQKIASLQLGVIKLIEILLCL from the coding sequence ATGAGTTTTTTATGCCAAAAAAAATCTAAGAATAGCCCCTATTGCGCCAAGAGTAGCCCTTTTGGAATGCGCTTCTACGCCCTTTTTAACCGCCAATTTGGTAACCATAACACCTTGCAAAATTACTTTGCAGGGGGTGCTCTCGACTTACTCTTTAATTTCCTAGACAACACCACATGGACTTTTGGGGGCTTTGTGGGGGGAGCTGGTGGGGGGAGTGTTTGGAAGTTGCCCAACAACTCCTATGCCAATTTCCAATTTATGATCAATGTGGGTTTGCGCTTTACATACGCTTATACAAGAGCTCTAAATGGGAGCTACAAATGGAATAAACGCATCAAATGGCAGAAGATCGCATCCCTACAATTAGGAGTTATAAAACTTATAGAGATATTGTTGTGTTTGTGA
- a CDS encoding outer membrane protein, which produces MVCSANSKQQTANATRLLSKTLLASTLSFFTLAPLSAEDNGAFVEGGFEYSNFSSVSTNVINYSSNSSTHIPTYYNNNIITYNGNLYGINIQVGYKQFFGQKKHFGLRYYGIASLQIGRDSPIYANFTSSVRGINSANVFGGVGIDALFNFYERNKRTFGGFAGVAIGASSWWNHTSYHSGKAEQINQDGGKATFSPTFVQFIVNVGLRTNFTKHQGFEFGVRVPTIDDPYFTIHDDKATGLSLSGSSLTYRRNVSLYWNYIYNF; this is translated from the coding sequence TTGGTATGTTCAGCAAACAGCAAACAGCAAACAGCAAACGCTACGCGCCTGCTCTCTAAGACTTTATTAGCCAGCACATTAAGCTTTTTTACTCTAGCCCCTCTAAGTGCAGAGGATAATGGCGCATTTGTAGAGGGCGGGTTTGAGTATTCCAATTTTTCAAGTGTAAGTACAAATGTAATAAACTACTCCTCCAATTCTTCTACCCATATCCCCACTTACTATAACAACAATATCATCACCTACAATGGTAATCTTTATGGGATAAACATCCAAGTTGGATACAAACAATTCTTTGGTCAGAAAAAACATTTTGGGTTACGCTACTATGGCATAGCTAGTCTACAAATAGGAAGGGATAGCCCTATTTATGCAAACTTCACCAGTTCTGTTAGGGGTATAAACTCTGCTAATGTCTTTGGCGGAGTGGGTATCGACGCCCTCTTTAACTTCTATGAAAGAAATAAGCGCACATTTGGGGGTTTTGCCGGTGTGGCGATTGGGGCGAGTTCATGGTGGAATCATACCTCTTACCACAGTGGCAAGGCAGAACAAATTAACCAAGATGGAGGCAAAGCTACTTTCTCACCCACTTTCGTGCAATTCATTGTCAATGTTGGTCTTAGAACTAACTTTACCAAACATCAAGGCTTTGAATTTGGTGTGCGTGTCCCTACTATTGACGATCCCTATTTTACAATTCACGATGATAAGGCGACAGGTTTAAGTTTAAGCGGTTCAAGTTTAACCTATAGACGCAATGTGTCTCTCTATTGGAACTATATCTACAACTTCTAA
- the pepE gene encoding dipeptidase PepE has product MNLLLLSGALYQGKFLTYALPWIQDFITRHELKGKRLALIAYGSVLRSQEECETNMYALLKDFGVEVVGVHQGLEIIHTCAGFIMNGGNSFKLLEGLYQHDLLEVIRERVKAGVPYLGWSAGSNVATPSIHTTNDMPITYPPSLQALNLVSYQINPHFPTSSVHHEGESRQERIAEFLALNPQAIVYGMPDGGAFWVQGEQHIPLHIASQPFYKFAHRQPSQLVETKPAV; this is encoded by the coding sequence ATGAATTTACTCCTGCTCTCTGGCGCGCTCTATCAGGGCAAGTTTTTAACCTACGCTCTGCCTTGGATTCAAGATTTTATCACACGCCACGAGCTTAAGGGAAAACGCCTCGCTTTAATCGCCTATGGGAGCGTGCTTAGAAGTCAAGAGGAATGCGAAACCAACATGTACGCACTCTTAAAAGATTTTGGCGTGGAAGTAGTGGGCGTGCATCAAGGATTAGAGATTATCCACACCTGCGCGGGTTTTATCATGAATGGAGGGAATAGTTTTAAACTCTTAGAAGGTTTGTATCAACATGATTTATTAGAGGTGATTAGGGAGCGCGTTAAAGCGGGTGTGCCTTATTTGGGCTGGTCGGCTGGATCCAATGTGGCGACTCCTAGTATCCACACCACCAATGACATGCCCATCACTTACCCCCCTAGTTTGCAGGCTTTAAATTTAGTGTCCTACCAAATTAACCCGCATTTTCCTACTAGCTCGGTTCACCATGAGGGCGAGAGTCGCCAAGAGAGAATCGCCGAATTTTTAGCCCTCAATCCTCAAGCGATCGTTTATGGCATGCCCGATGGGGGCGCGTTTTGGGTGCAAGGAGAGCAACATATCCCCCTGCATATAGCTAGCCAACCCTTTTACAAGTTTGCGCACCGCCAACCTTCCCAACTTGTAGAAACCAAACCTGCGGTTTAG
- the ppsA gene encoding pyruvate, water dikinase: protein MRYIKFYKEINNKDINLVGGKNASIGEMFQELVPSGIKVPNGFAITSDAYWYLLEKGGIKAQIVTLLEGVDATELDVLKMRSKQIRDLIFGTPLPADLRDEILQAYQMLSDEYNMREADVAVRSSATAEDLPDASFAGQQDTYLNVKGKTELIHYIKACLASLFTDRAISYRASRGFDHLKVALSVGVQKMVRADKASAGVMFSIDTETGFKDAIFITSSWGLGESVVGGLVNPDEFYVFKPTLAQGKEPIIKRQLGDKSNKIVYASRGSEHPTKTISTTPKEQQSFSLSDSDILSLARDAAIIEAHYTKEAGQYRPMDIEWAKDGDSGEIFIVQARPETVQSQKQSQKVYEKYHFKGAPPKEVLLTGKAIGGKIGIGKVRVINSLDHMNIFKEGEILVTDNTDPDWEPIMKKASAVVTNRGGRTCHAAIVAREIGVPTIVGAIGATESLYTGMEVTISCAQGETGYIYAGAHAFEVERIALDAMQEPKTKIYLNIGNPEKAFKFSQLPNHGVGLARMELIMLNQIKAHPLALVDLHHNKSVPERDQLENLIAGYESPKDFFVKKIAEGMGMISAAFYPKPVIVRTSDFKSNEYMRMLGGSAYEPHEENPMLGFRGASRYYSDLYKEAFAWECEALCMVREKMGLSNMKIMIPFLRTIEEAKKVLEILRKNGLESGKNGLEIYIMCELPVNVILADDFLSLFDGFSIGSNDLTQLTLGVDRDGQLVSHVFDERNPVMLEMFKRAIEACQKHGKYCGICGQAPSDYIEVAEFLVKHGISSLSLNPDSVIATWNRIVQLENQA from the coding sequence ATGCGCTATATCAAATTTTATAAAGAGATCAACAACAAAGACATCAATCTAGTCGGGGGGAAAAATGCGAGTATTGGAGAGATGTTTCAAGAACTCGTGCCCAGTGGGATCAAAGTGCCTAATGGTTTTGCCATTACCAGCGATGCCTATTGGTATCTTTTGGAAAAGGGGGGCATTAAAGCCCAGATTGTAACTTTATTAGAGGGCGTGGATGCGACCGAATTGGATGTGCTCAAAATGCGCTCTAAGCAGATTCGCGATCTCATCTTTGGCACACCCCTACCTGCTGACCTGCGCGATGAAATCCTGCAAGCCTATCAAATGCTTAGCGATGAATACAATATGCGTGAAGCCGATGTAGCGGTGCGTAGCTCGGCTACGGCAGAAGACCTGCCCGATGCCTCTTTTGCGGGCCAACAAGATACCTATTTGAATGTCAAGGGCAAAACCGAACTCATCCACTATATCAAGGCGTGTCTAGCCTCGCTTTTTACCGATCGCGCTATTAGTTACCGCGCTTCTAGGGGCTTTGATCATCTCAAGGTCGCGCTAAGTGTGGGGGTGCAAAAGATGGTGCGTGCGGATAAAGCCAGCGCGGGGGTGATGTTTTCTATTGATACCGAAACAGGCTTTAAAGACGCGATCTTTATCACTTCTTCTTGGGGCTTGGGGGAGAGCGTGGTGGGGGGATTGGTCAATCCGGACGAGTTTTATGTCTTTAAACCCACTCTAGCACAAGGCAAAGAACCCATTATTAAACGCCAGCTAGGCGATAAGAGTAATAAAATTGTCTATGCCTCTCGAGGGAGTGAACACCCCACTAAAACCATTTCCACCACTCCCAAAGAACAACAAAGTTTTTCTTTGAGTGATAGCGATATTTTGAGTTTAGCGCGCGATGCAGCCATCATTGAAGCCCATTACACCAAAGAAGCGGGGCAATACCGCCCCATGGACATCGAATGGGCAAAGGATGGGGATAGCGGAGAGATTTTCATCGTGCAAGCGCGCCCAGAAACAGTGCAGAGTCAAAAGCAGAGCCAAAAGGTGTATGAAAAGTATCACTTCAAAGGCGCGCCCCCTAAAGAAGTATTGCTCACGGGTAAGGCGATTGGGGGCAAGATTGGCATTGGAAAAGTGCGCGTGATCAATAGCCTAGATCACATGAATATCTTTAAGGAGGGGGAGATTTTAGTTACAGATAATACCGATCCGGATTGGGAGCCCATTATGAAAAAGGCGAGCGCGGTGGTTACCAATCGGGGTGGGCGCACCTGCCATGCTGCCATTGTGGCTAGAGAAATTGGCGTGCCCACCATCGTAGGGGCGATTGGGGCAACCGAGTCGCTTTATACGGGCATGGAGGTTACCATCTCGTGCGCACAGGGGGAAACGGGCTATATCTATGCAGGCGCACATGCTTTTGAAGTGGAGCGTATCGCTTTGGATGCCATGCAAGAGCCCAAAACTAAAATTTATCTCAACATTGGCAACCCAGAAAAGGCGTTTAAATTCTCCCAATTACCCAATCACGGCGTAGGGCTAGCGCGCATGGAACTTATCATGCTCAATCAGATCAAAGCCCACCCCCTAGCCCTCGTGGATTTGCACCACAATAAAAGCGTGCCCGAGCGCGATCAGTTGGAAAACTTAATCGCAGGCTATGAGAGTCCTAAAGATTTCTTTGTCAAAAAGATCGCTGAGGGGATGGGGATGATCAGTGCTGCCTTTTATCCTAAGCCGGTGATTGTGCGCACCAGCGATTTTAAGTCTAACGAATACATGCGCATGCTAGGAGGAAGCGCATACGAACCTCATGAGGAAAACCCCATGTTAGGTTTTAGGGGGGCTAGTCGTTATTATTCAGACCTTTATAAGGAAGCCTTTGCGTGGGAGTGTGAGGCTCTATGTATGGTGCGTGAAAAAATGGGACTGAGCAATATGAAAATTATGATCCCCTTCTTGCGCACCATCGAGGAGGCTAAAAAGGTCTTAGAAATTCTGCGCAAAAATGGACTAGAATCGGGCAAAAACGGGCTAGAGATTTATATCATGTGCGAGTTGCCCGTCAATGTGATCTTAGCCGATGACTTCTTGAGCTTATTTGATGGCTTTTCGATTGGTTCGAATGATTTAACCCAACTCACTCTAGGCGTGGATCGAGACGGGCAATTAGTCAGCCATGTTTTTGATGAGCGCAACCCGGTGATGTTGGAGATGTTTAAGCGCGCCATTGAGGCGTGTCAAAAGCATGGCAAGTATTGTGGGATTTGCGGACAAGCCCCCAGCGATTACATCGAAGTAGCAGAGTTTCTAGTCAAGCATGGCATTAGCTCCCTCTCGCTCAATCCTGACTCAGTGATCGCCACTTGGAATCGCATTGTGCAACTAGAAAATCAGGCATGA